In the genome of Populus nigra chromosome 19, ddPopNigr1.1, whole genome shotgun sequence, the window gagTGTAAAGTTCCAAACTTTAGTATGTATGGAAGGGTTTTTCAATTGACTGTTGAAGAATTTTATATGTTGTAAGGATTTAGActtgattgaatttgataatGAATAATGCATTGGTACCCTTAATGTTTTGCATGCAGAGAACTATTTTGAGTTGTTTGAATTGAAaagagtcattttttttatgtcttcttTTTGTATCGTGTTAAATTCTATCTGTTCCTTCTGTAATTATGGAACATGTTGACAGCTGCAAGGGCATTGGAAGTGCTGAATTTCACTTTAGTGAATGGAAGTCCAATCAGGGTTATGTATTCCCATCGTGACCCGAGTGTTCGCAAAAGTGGGGCaggaaatatatttattaaggtATTTGTACTGGATTATCAGTCAATTTGCTTGTTGTCGTggctatttttataatttttggtaTCCGAGAGTTCCAGTTCTGTTTGTTGTCTGACTTTATGAATGCTTTTACAGAATTTGGACAAGGCAATTGACCACAAAGCACTGCATGACACATTTTCAGTATTTGGGAACATTCTCTCTTGCAAGGTTGCTACTGACCCCTCTGGCCAGTCAAAAGGCTATGGGTTTGTGCAGTTTGACAGCGAGGAAGCTGCTCAAAAAGCGATTGAGAAACTGAATGGCATGCTGTTGAATGATAAGCAAGTTTACGTGGGACCTTTCCTTCGCAAGCAGGAAAGGGAGACTGCCACTGACAAGACAAGATTCAACAATGTTTTTGTGAAGAATCTATCTGAAACGACAGCTGAGGAGGATTTGAACAAAGCTTTTGGTGAATTTGGAACTATCACCAGTGTTGTGGTGATGAGGGATGGTGATGGAAAGTCTAGGTGCTTTGGATTTGTGAACTTTGAGAATGCAGATGATGCTGCTAAAGCAGCGGAGGCTCTTAATGGAAAGAAATTTGATGACAAGGAATGGTTTGTTGGGAAAGCtcagaaaaaatatgaaagggaAGTCGAGTTAAAACAACGGTTTGAGCAGAGCATGAAGGAAGCAGCTGACAAATTTCAGGGTGCAAATTTGTACATTAAAAATTTAGATGATAGCATAGGTGATGAGAAAATTAAGGAGCTGTTTTCTCCATTTGGTACAATCACGTCTTGCAAGGTATGCAGCTTTTGAATTTTGAGTAGCTAACCACCTATAGGCTATGTTATGTCACCTGTTCACAAACATGTTTTCATGTACAGGTTATGCGAGACCCGAATGGAATAAGCAGAGGATCAGGGTTTGTTGCATTCTCAACTCCTGAAGAGGCATCTAGAGCTGTAAGTTGATACTTTTTCCGTGCATTCATGAGGATCCTATTATGCACTAatatcattttgttattttgatagCTATTGGAGATGAACGGGAAAATGGTTGCTAGCAAACCTCTATATGTTGCCCTTGCACAAAGAAAGGAAGATAGAAGAGCCAGGTTGCAGGTATGTTTTCTTCACAtacgtaatattttttttctttgttctttgtcAATGTCCAGCTATGCTATCTCCACTTTTTGATTGTTGCCAATCCTTTTGAGTTATCATGTTCTTGTTCCTTGTAATGTTATTTTTCATGGATGTTTGTGCATGATAGATTTCTGCTTATTAAACAGGCTCAGTTTTCTCAAATGCGACCAGTTGCAATGGCACCTTCAGTTGGTCGTATGCCAATGTACCCCCCTACTGGTCCCGGTCTTGGACAACAAATATTCTATGGACAAGGCCCACCTGCTATCATGCCACCCCAGGTAATCCTTTCTACCCATGTTGCTGCAAAATAATTGCATAGCtgtttgtatggatgtttgtgTCTTTTACTAATAGGTTGGTACCCGCTTgccaatttgataaaaaatgcaTTCTCACTTGAAAGTTCTTTGTAATGATTTGTTCCTTTATCAGCCTGGATTTGGGTATCAACAGCAGCTAGTGCCTGGTATGAGGCCTGGAGGGGCTCCTATGCCAAATTTCTTTGTGCCAATGGTTCAGCAGGGGCAGCAAGGTCAGCGTCCTGGTGGTCGACGGGCAGGTACTGGCCAGCAATCCCAGCAGCCAGTCCCGCTAATGCAGCAGCAGGTTGGTAGTGTCTTCTCCTTAATAATAAATTGAGATGGTAGAACCCTTTCTTATGGTTTTGTATAAATGACAGATGCTTCCTAGGGGACGTGTCTATCGCTACCCTCCAGGACGCGGATTGCCTGATGTTCCAATGACTGGTGTTGCTGGAGGCATGCTTTCTGTTCCATATGACATGGGTGGTATGCCAATGCGTGATGCAGCGTTGTCCCAGCCAATTCCCATAGGGGCTTTGGCTACTGCACTTGCAAATGCTACTCCAGATCAGCAGAGAACGGTATGCACTATCCCTATGTTTTTGCTTGTTCATTTCTATTTAGCTGTCCCAATTGAGTAGGTTAGGATGGGTAGGCCCCTTGGCTGATGCTTTCAAGTTCAGACACTTGTTCTGGATGCGTTGGTCAAAACAGgtcactttttgttttttctagtaTCTGGAGGTGTGGGTTTTTGTTGGACAAACCAGAAACAAAGATATGGCCATAACCTGAGAAAAAGTGTTTTCTAGACGTAGTAGTAGATTTTTATCCGTGTCTACCAGGAGTATTTGGATTTTCGTGTCCCTAATGGAATTTAGGAAAACATGATCTATCATGCTCTAAATATCATCATTAGTTTTGAATTCAATGATTTAGGTGAGAAATAACTAGCTGAAGCTGCCATTTTATCTTGCACTAAAATCATGCttcattcattttgaatttaatatagaTTTAAGGAACATGAcaaaatattacaaaagaaCAAGAGAGGATCCCAATCCCAATCCCTAATGGGATTATAAAAAATGCCTCTACTGAAGAGGGAAGTGGAATGAGCATGGTTGCCTAATACATCTGATACTTGTTTGTTCGTAATTGATACTTAATTTCATGAAATGAATATCTGAATACGTTTTTCTTTCTGCATAACTTCAGATGCTGGGAGAAAATCTGTACCCTCTTGTGGAGCAGCTGGAACCTGAAGCCGCAGCTAAAGTGACAGGCATGCTTCTGGAGATGGATCAGACTGAGGTTCTGCACTTGCTTGAGTCACCAGAAGCTCTCAAATCGAAGGTTAATGAGGCGATGGAGGTTCTAAGGACTGTTCAGCAGCAGGCCACTGGCACAGCTGATCAACTAGCCTCTTTGTCACTGAACGACAATCTTGGGCCCTAGGTAGAGAGCTTGGGCATGGTTTTTGAAATGCCGGGTGTGAAATCCATTCTAGATATGGCTTTGATGCATTTTAGACTTTGATTGCATGGTAGCTTAGGCACCGGTTTTGGCTTGCTTATGAGTTTCTTTCAGAATTTATTTGGATGTTgatgctttaatttttgttatgcgAGTGACAAATTTCCGTTGCTTTAATTCGTTCGTATGATGTCATGATCCTGTTTCAGCTTATGTAGCCCAAGCTGGATTAATTTTATTCTGGGCCGGAGGTGGCCCATTTTGTACCGGAGAAGCCCAGGATTTATTTTACTTCCGCAATCATCCGCGCTAACAATTCATCCTTATCCTGCAAAAAGGAGATTTTagtaaataatcaaaaaaataacatttcggCTAGATAATTTTTCCTACATCAACCTCCGAGCCCAGGTATCATATACAGCTTTGAATGCTAGAACAAAAGCACTTATACCCGTAAAGAACTTGTTTACAAAGTTAGAAACCCGGGGTTGACTCAGCTAGAGGACGGGTACCAGGTTACATAGATGATCTGGatcagaaaaattaaaaaataatctatatgaatatagtatatatatacatgtaaataataataaagttaaaaaattatttgaagtatttaaatcaattttgttttattttatattaaaaaacataagttttttaaataaaaaatatttttcttgtaaatagaaaatatatattaaaaagtttttaaatttcatattaaaaaaataaaatattttaatatttatataatgaactttAAAATGAGTTCATAACCaactgaaatatatatatatatatataaagtttctAATTAGGAGAAAAAACACGTCGTTATCGGGTTTTATTAGGTCATCCAAGTGCCGAGTTGATCCAGTAGGTTTAACAGTTTTTTCTAGAATGATTGCTGGACTGATTTTAGAATGAAATAAATCTAGATAAAATCTTGGATCACTCGAGTTTCGAGTTGACCTGTCGAGCCGGATCTGATAACTAAGATGGAGAGAAATCTAGATTTATTTTCTGCAGTGGCAGCAGACGACTTAGGCATCTAGCTATGGAGAACGATAATCTCTGCTCTCCTGCCGTCAGCTAGGCGGGGTTTCTGCTTCAACTCAGTCAATACAAGTTGAGCTAAGCTCACTGTAAAGCAAGAAGTACCATTACAATGTAAGGTTTGTAGTTTTGCTATTTTCGATAAGCTCATTGAAATATTTCCCTAGCATTTTCTATAGGGATGAGTCAATGTTCTTATCGGGGTGGCGGCGTGGCTTCTCAGCACCAAGTAATGAAGACTGGATTAAGTCCTCTAGCACTAGACACCGCCTCCAATATCCTTAACCAAGTAATGATCGGTAGTCACAACCAAAGCCAAGTTACAACCATTTCCCCTCTTCAATCCAATAAAATTATCAGAGGTGAAAATAATTCTGCCACGCTttagaaatcaaagtttatacCAAAAGATCCCTGGAGAGATAGCTGACAGCTCAACTGCACTTAGCGCAACACGAAATGGTCGGTCCGGCTTTGAGATGTGGATCGAAAGCAATTAGTGGTTACATCGAATTTAACAAGGGATGACTGGGTTTTCCGCAATCATCAAGCATGTGCATACAGCAAATAATCGAGTATACACGTAAAACAGAATTTCATTGAAATGAAACACTTGGGATGTTCTCTCTCCTAAATTTCTAATCTGACATGTATAATATGCACAAAAACAACTCTAAAGTTACGAGCACGTTTTGAAAAACTCCCGATGGCACATCCTGTTGACATCACGAGGCTATGGATCCCACCACTGGTTATCAGCCTCGGCAGCATTCAAACTAGTGCATAAATTAAGCTTCCTCTCGAATAGCACGTCTTAATCTTATTCCTCCTACTTCAACTTCTCCAATCAAACCCGTGCCCTGAGAATTTGAAATCTGTGCTTCTGAGGAAGTCCCTGCCTCATTTTGCTGCTTTTCTTTATACTCTCCATAGTTATGAAGCCTGCGACCAATGAGATAGCGATCATCTCGAATGGAATTGTGAAGGTTGGTGAACCAGACATGAAATCTCTTGGCACAAAAGCACAGCAGGCTGAAGCAGAGGCATCCCAGCCATGCAAATCGGTACACTGCTGAGTTTACTGCTAATGGGTAACCAAGAACAGGAAATACTCCTCTTGATAAGACATAAGGTACACACAAGGCTGTTAGCAGCTTCATTATTATTGGGAAAACAATCTCCTGCAGTACCCAAAGGCCTTGCAGCCTTGAGAAACCATCTTCTCTCACCCTTTCGAATTTTATTCTCCAACTTTCATCCACCAGCGGCATCATCTGGTCCAACATTACCTGTTCAAGCACAAGAACCAATGCTGAGAAAAGAGAACTCCTTCAAAGATTCTTTTTCAGTTCATAACTTGGATATCTACATATCACATTCAAATCAAAACCTTCtatctttttagaaaaagatAAGGTTCCAACATAATATAtgacacagaaatcattttgatatcaCTATCCCAACCAACCATGATACTATACAATCTTAATGGCAGT includes:
- the LOC133679868 gene encoding polyadenylate-binding protein 8-like codes for the protein MAQVQVPAQPQNVNGGATNPNFVTTSLYVGDLEANVTDSQLYDLFNQVGQVVSVRVCRDLTSRRSLGYGYVNYSNPQDAARALEVLNFTLVNGSPIRVMYSHRDPSVRKSGAGNIFIKNLDKAIDHKALHDTFSVFGNILSCKVATDPSGQSKGYGFVQFDSEEAAQKAIEKLNGMLLNDKQVYVGPFLRKQERETATDKTRFNNVFVKNLSETTAEEDLNKAFGEFGTITSVVVMRDGDGKSRCFGFVNFENADDAAKAAEALNGKKFDDKEWFVGKAQKKYEREVELKQRFEQSMKEAADKFQGANLYIKNLDDSIGDEKIKELFSPFGTITSCKVMRDPNGISRGSGFVAFSTPEEASRALLEMNGKMVASKPLYVALAQRKEDRRARLQAQFSQMRPVAMAPSVGRMPMYPPTGPGLGQQIFYGQGPPAIMPPQPGFGYQQQLVPGMRPGGAPMPNFFVPMVQQGQQGQRPGGRRAGTGQQSQQPVPLMQQQMLPRGRVYRYPPGRGLPDVPMTGVAGGMLSVPYDMGGMPMRDAALSQPIPIGALATALANATPDQQRTMLGENLYPLVEQLEPEAAAKVTGMLLEMDQTEVLHLLESPEALKSKVNEAMEVLRTVQQQATGTADQLASLSLNDNLGP